The Jeotgalibacillus haloalkalitolerans region AATTCCGAATGTACCATTTACACTTGAAACGCTGATGATTATTCTTCCTTATTCGATTTCACTAGCAGTAGTCGGCCTGCTTGAATCACTGCTGACAGCTCAGATTGTTGATGATATGACGGATACACCGAGTGATAAGAATAAAGAAGCACGCGGTCAGGGAATTGCGAATATGATTACTGGCTGCTTCGGCGGTATGGCAGGCTGTGCGATGATTGGACAGGCTGTGATCAATGTGAAGTCAGGTGGGCGTGGCCGTCTTTCCTCCTTTACAGCAGGAGCGGTTCTGCTCGGTCTGATTATGGTACTGACAGATGTTGTTGTACAAATTCCGATGGCAGTACTCGTCGGTGTCATGATTATGGTATCAATCGGTACATTTGACTGGGGTTCACTGACTCGTCTCCACAAAGTGCCAAGAACAGACGCTGCTGTTATGATCGTGACAGTTGCGACTGTTGTAATCACGCATGACCTGTCAAAAGGTGTGCTTGCCGGCGTGCTTCTAAGCGCGATTTTCTTTGCTGCTAAGATTTCAAAAGTACACATTGATAAAGAAATTGATGAAGCTGCATCACAGATTACGTACCGTGTTGAAGGACAGATCTTCTTTGCTTCTGTAACTGATTTTGTGTCTGAGATTGACTTTGATCCTCAGGGCATGGATACAGTTGTTCTTGATTTTACAAAAGCTCATCTTTGGGATGATTCAGCCATCAATGCTGTTGATAAAGTGGCAATCAAGATTCAGCAAAATGGTGCTGAAGTAAAGTTAACAGGTTTAAATAAAGAGAGTAATGAGCTGGTTGATCAGCTATCAGTATATGATCAGCCTGATGCAAAGGTATCAGGACATTAAACATTTTCCCGGATGTTATATCATCCGGGATTTTTATATTCATAATAAATGATCAAAATATTCACATCATTAATTGAAGGCGCTTTCTTATTCGTTTATAATAAATTTACCGTTAGATGAATGGAGTCGATCTGAATGAAAATGGATCAATTGCTTCAGCGTTTAGAAGAGGTTTCGTCACGTGAGGAAAAGCCCGGCGGTATTCAAAACTACTTTATTTTAGGACTTGGAATAGGTGCAGTCATGCTACATATGCTTTTATAAGTAAAGCTTTCCGGACATTTTCCGGAAAGCTTTTTAATTTTGCTTCTCCCCAAAATCCGATAATTGGTCTGCCGAATCTCTCAGCATCTTTCTGATTCTCGGACTCGTTCCTTCAGGCAGTTCATTCAGCGGGAAAAAGTCAGTCTCGATTGTTTCAATCCCATCAGCTTTCAGCTCTCCAGTCACATCTTTTGTATAATACACAACTGTGACTGCAAAAAATTCATCACCATTTGGCAGCTTTACGTGGTAGTCCTCTCCGGATAACACCGTTACAAGCTCAAGCCTGCCTATCTCAATACCTGTCTCTTCTTTTACTTCCCTTCTCGCAGCATCCTCAGTAGATTCTCCAAGTTCAATTAATCCACCCGGAAGCCCCCACACGTCATCCGGTCTTTTTTGCAGGAGAATATTGCCTGATTCGTTAAAAGCCAGCACTGCCACACCAACAAGATTTACCGGGTCGTGACCGATTTTTGCTCTTATATTCTCTATGTAACCCATTTTTATCCACTCCTTATGGGATTGATTATAACGTATTTATTTTAATTTAAAAAACAGTCCCGCAAAAGTGCGGAACTGTTTTTTGTTTATCGTGCAGCGACTGCGCTTAGATCTTTTGCAGCTTCAACTACGCGCTTAAAGCCTTCTTCTTTAATTTCTTCTGAACGGTCAACGTACTGGTTGTGACCTTCAATGATCACATCAGTCTGCTGCTGGATACCAAAAAAGCCAAGTGCATTTTTAATAAAGTTAACGCTCATTTCAGCACCTTGCATTGCCGGCGCAGAGTAGTCTCCTCCTCTTGCATTTAGCAGGATTGCACGCTTGTCACCCATTAATCCCTG contains the following coding sequences:
- a CDS encoding SulP family inorganic anion transporter, producing the protein MDLTKYKQEWFGNVRGDIMSGILVALALIPEAIAFSIIAGVDPMVGLYAAFCIAVVIAFIGGRPGMISGATGAMALLMVTLVADHGLQYLFAATILTGFIQLIMGVLKLGKLMRFIPNSVMIGFVNALAILIFMAQLEQFEGAGWTMYALVAVSLAIIYLVPRFFKAIPSPLIAIIVVTGFVMATGVGTKTVGDMGTISQTLPSFLIPNVPFTLETLMIILPYSISLAVVGLLESLLTAQIVDDMTDTPSDKNKEARGQGIANMITGCFGGMAGCAMIGQAVINVKSGGRGRLSSFTAGAVLLGLIMVLTDVVVQIPMAVLVGVMIMVSIGTFDWGSLTRLHKVPRTDAAVMIVTVATVVITHDLSKGVLAGVLLSAIFFAAKISKVHIDKEIDEAASQITYRVEGQIFFASVTDFVSEIDFDPQGMDTVVLDFTKAHLWDDSAINAVDKVAIKIQQNGAEVKLTGLNKESNELVDQLSVYDQPDAKVSGH
- a CDS encoding NUDIX hydrolase; translated protein: MGYIENIRAKIGHDPVNLVGVAVLAFNESGNILLQKRPDDVWGLPGGLIELGESTEDAARREVKEETGIEIGRLELVTVLSGEDYHVKLPNGDEFFAVTVVYYTKDVTGELKADGIETIETDFFPLNELPEGTSPRIRKMLRDSADQLSDFGEKQN